A single window of Colletotrichum higginsianum IMI 349063 chromosome 8, whole genome shotgun sequence DNA harbors:
- a CDS encoding Prefoldin subunit, with protein MSIPNQALEKLIREIESQAIVAQQQIGQARTQMTAKQREMRMVHLTLDEVSTVSPNSGVYEGVGKMFVSIPTPQLKEKLEGQIKEREGEVEKLSQKLHYLETTYKNSRQHIDQMLKAQS; from the exons ATGTCTATCCCAAACCAAGCGCTCGAAAAG TTGATCCGTGAGATCGAGAGCCAGGCCATCGTAGCCCAGCAGCAGATTGGCCAGGCTCGCACTCAGATGACGGCAAAGCAACGAGAAATGCGCATGGTGCACCTAACCTTGGATGAGGTGTCGACCGTGTCCCCGAACTCGGGTGTTTATGAGGGTGTTGGCAAAAT GTTCGTTTCGATACCCACCCCGCAGTTGAAAGAAAAGTTGGAGGGCCAGAtcaaggagagggagggcgaGGTTGAGAAGCTGAGCCAGAAGTTGCATTACCTGGAGACGACGTACAAGAACAGCCGGCAACACATTGACCAGATGCTCAAGGCACAGTCATGA
- a CDS encoding Alkaline phytoceramidase, producing the protein MASAPLFEALRLAYNDDVSDGYWGHKTSTLNFCEEDYAVSYYCAEVCNMVDELSMIYTTCLMVFATFSFSKPPRFAVVLGTGLVFLAAFITVVLRSLYVMETQLRPVLTKRNGVKAQAILKTMWIMVGTGLAVFLLGFFIWNLDNAFCSRIRHWRRQLGLPWGALLEGHAWWHLMTGIGGMDYMSLRVRWRGFWHLHCANQTLAYYYITWGIWLRRCLEGRENEYRLVWPRSLSSIPLVVRRGKAE; encoded by the exons ATGGCATCGGCTCCGTTGTTCGAGGCCTTGCGCTTAGCCTACAACGATGACGTTTCGGACGGCTACTGGGGTCATAAGACGTCTACATTGAACTTTTGCGAAGAG GATTATGCAGTCTCATACTACTGTGCTGAAGTTTGTAAT ATGGTTGACGAGCTCTCCATGATCTACACGACGTGTCTGATGGTCTTTGCCACCTTCTCGTTCTCGAAACCACCGCGTTTCGCCGTAGTTCTGGGGACCGGCCTCGTTTTCCTAGCCGCCTTCATCACG GTCGTTCTCCGCAGCCTGTATGTGATGGAGACCCAGCTGCGCCCGGTTCTTACCAAGAGGAACGGCGTCAAGGCCCAAGCTATCCTAAAAACCATGTGGATCATGGTTGGCACAGGTCTCGCCGTATTCCTCCTGGGTTTCTTCATTTGGAACCTGGACAATGCTTTCTGCAGCCGCATTCGACATTGGAGGCGGCAGCTCGGTTTGCCCTGGGGAGCTCTGCTCGAGGGTCACGCCTGGTGGCACTTGATGACAGGAATTG GAGGTATGGATTACATGAGCCTTCGTGTCCGATGGCGGGGTTTCTGGCATCTCCATTGTGCTAACCAAACATTAGCATACTACTACATCACTTGGGGGATTTGGCTCCGTAGATGtctcgagggccgcgagaACGAGTACAGGCTCGTTTGGCCTAGGTCACTGTCGTCGATACCTCTTGTCGTTAGAAGGGGAAAGGCCGAATGA
- a CDS encoding M protein repeat protein, translating to MAAPAKSTRWGSFLQQAVAGVEARLDNILAEGENGSNLPQSAPASAPAPAKEQQINQPRSSTSSRTNDRLQERLAKAMAVKNNQASDARSIASDPQSARPSVDGGRPGVGMLQMDRNAPGSPVSSSALASPPAEATAPDNPTQPKPQPKSASPRCSQDYIRSQTTAKIEVQSETTSAGVTDACDTIAEPVMSETTSFQNAAGTDHQCTQCSVLRARVEALETMAGQAAKEQQEEIHRHVEQFEALQAKLQFLARDATDAARKSATAAPAGSHERKLAERDEKIAVLMEEGRNLAAMEQKHRTIIRKLRSQITGDEKTATELRARHDKLIVDMETLRTRANRVEELEQSNQALLIHSNGMQDELNALRAEVSANQSVIQRLRDDLRKASDQAHSAVAMANEEALAAEKRRVKDLEDTIAVLQVEKNLAADRAKVAAAEAEEMAVRAAERIRMVEIEMKTEIQAMEGKLEAMRALAEEASSGAVGDSQAKLLRQVETLQTQHAIAAENWQGIEASLIARVGNLERERDDALRRESEMRKKARETASRCKRQDEELQELTSKFPNHQRDIEAYKERIDALQKRADAAEAALSQAKSELEKQQQTVWKGERTDSDRRPWIEDHLSGPGSRIHSRPESPLLSVPTRTMSNDLLLLQSTSGKGRKISTPTNGTDGFQEGSSGGRRMSSQPPTRPPMQPSGSSRPVAPSITSFELPPDSLPTPTSHAGEKEDMFDGVETFSSPRMVQDMVSVSTVGAGPSVQLVERMSAAIRRLEAEKVTSREELTRISGQRDEARAEIVSLMKELESNKTASKRVAELESQVEDLNSRYQTTLELLGEKSELVDELRADVQDVKAMYRDLVERTVR from the exons ATGGCAGCTCCTGCGAAGTCGACACGCTGGGGTTCTTTTCTACAACaagccgtcgccggcgtggAAGCCCGGCTCGACAACATTCTCGCCGAAGGCGAGAATGGCTCCAACCTGCCCCAATCTGCTCCAGCATCTGCTCCAGCACCTGCCAAGGAGCAACAAATCA ACCAGCCTCGATCCTCTACTAGTAGTCGTACAAATGACCGTCTGCAGGAGCGCCTTGCCAAGGCTATGGCCGTCAAGAACAATCAAGCATCCGACGCTCGCAGTATTGCCTCGGACCCCCAGAGTGCCCGGCCAAGCGTTGACGGTGGACGTCCCGGAGTTGGTATGCTGCAGATGGATCGTAACGCCCCTGGCAGTCCAGTCTCAAGTTCGGCCCTGGCATCACCCCCGGCTGAGGCCACCGCCCCCGATAATCCCACACAGCCCAAACCGCAGCCCAAGTCGGCTTCCCCACGATGCTCCCAAGACTACATACGATCTCAAACCACTGCGAAGATCGAGGTACAGTCTGAGACTACATCTGCCGGTGTAACCGACGCGTGCGATACAATAGCCGAGCCCGTGATGTCAGAAACCACATCGTTCCAAAATGCGGCGGGTACTGACCACCAATGCACGCAATGTTCTGTGCTTCGCGCACGTGTCGAGGCTTTAGAAACAATGGCTGGACAGGCAGCAAAGGAACAACAGGAGGAGATACATCGTCACGTCGAGCAATTTGAGGCTCTCCAAGCAAAGCTGCAATTCTTGGCACGGGATGCGACTGACGCCGCCCGAAAGTCTGCTACCGCAGCACCGGCAGGCAGCCACGAGCGGAAGCTCGCCGAAAGAGATGAAAAGATTGCTGTGCTCATGGAAGAAGGGCGGAACTTGGCTGCCATGGAGCAGAAACACCGGACTATCATCAGGAAGCTCAGGTCACAAATCACTGGtgacgagaagacggcgacaGAACTGCGCGCCCGCCACGACAAGCTGATAGTCGACATGGAAACGTTGCGTACTCGGGCCAATCGCGTCGAGGAACTCGAGCAATCGAACCAAGCCCTGCTGATCCATTCAAATGGAATGCAGGACGAGTTAAACGCGTTGCGCGCCGAAGTGTCAGCTAACCAGTCTGTAATCCAGAGATTGCGGGATGATCTTCGAAAGGCTTCAGACCAGGCTCACTCAGCCGTTGCGATGGCCAATGAGGAGGCGCTCGCGGCAGAGAAACGTCGGGTCAAGGACCTCGAAGATACCATTGCTGTCCTGCAGGTAGAAAAGAACTTGGCTGCTGACAGAGCaaaggtcgccgccgccgaagcagAAGAAATGGCGGTGCGTGCGGCTGAGCGCATCCGTATGGTGGAGATTGAGATGAAGACGGAGATACAGGCCATGGAAGGTAAACTGGAAGCGATGCGTGCGCTTGCAGAGGAGGCGTCTTCTGGCGCCGTGGGGGATTCCCAGGCCAAGCTATTGCGCCAAGTAGAAACATTGCAAACACAGCATGCCATTGCCGCGGAGAATTGGCAAGGCATCGAAGCGAGTCTGATTGCTCGGGTTGGCAACCTTGAACGTGAGCGGGACGATGCTCTGCGACGAGAGTCAGAGATGAGGAAAAAGGCCAGAGAAACC GCGAGCCGATGCAAACGTCAAGATGAGGAGCTGCAGGAACTGACGAGCAAGTTCCCCAACCATCAGCGAGATATCGAAGCATACAAAGAACGTATCGATGCACTTCAGAAGAGGGCAGATGCCGCCGAGGCTGCTTTATCACAGGCGAAATCCGAGCTGGAAAAGCAACAGCAAACAGTGTGGAAGGGTGAAAGAACTGATTCTGACCGTCGGCCTTGGATAGAAGACCACTTATCTGGGCCCGGATCTAGAATACACAGTCGCCCTGAGTCGCCATTGCTATCTGTGCCTACGCGCACTATGAGTAACGATCTCCTTCTGCTGCAAAGTACATCCGGGAAGGGTCGTAAGATCTCAACTCCGACCAACGGAACAGACGGCTTTCAAGAAGGTTCATCGGGGGGTAGGAGAATGTCGAGCCAACCTCCGACGAGGCCACCAATGCAACCCAGCGGCTCGAGTCGCCCTGTGGCTCCGTCTATAACATCCTTCGAGTTACCTCCGGACTCACTGCCAACACCCACGTCACATGCGGGCGAGAAAGAAGACATGTTTGATGGCGTAGAGACTTTTTCGTCTCCGCGGATGGTACAGGACATGGTATCGGTATCAACGGTTGGCGCAGGGCCGTCGGTACAGCTGGTAGAGAGGATGAGCGCAGCCATCCGTCGACTGGAGGCGGAAAAGGTGACCTCACGGGAGGAATTGACGCGAATATCGGGTCAAAGGGACGAAGCCAGGGCCGAGATTGTGTCACTAATGAAGGAGCTGGAATCCAACAAGACGGCCTCGAAGCGCGTTGCTGAGTTGGAGAGTCAGGTCGAAGACTTGAATTCAAGATACCAGACGACGCTTGAACTACTTGGGGAGAAGAGCGAGCTAGTAGACGAGCTGCGTGCTGACGTACAGGATGTGAAGGCCATGTATCGTGACCTGGTAGAGCGAACGGTCAGGTAA
- a CDS encoding Proteasome regulatory particle subunit, whose product MPLLRVTTSVSHDTAAAYMYVALGDTAVALLKAGAECDKRDNDGYLALDLAPDKEVSEDSSLHPIG is encoded by the exons ATGCCGTTGCTGAGGGTCACG ACTTCAGTTTCGCATGATACAGCGGCTGCTTACATGTACGTGGCACTAGGCGATACAGCAGTGGCCTTACTCAAAGCTGGGGCCGAGTGCGACAAGAGAGACAACGACGGCTACCTAGCTTTAGACCTGGCTCCAGACAAGGAGGTCTCTGAAGATAGCAGTCTTCACCCCATTGGATAG
- a CDS encoding Pre-mRNA-splicing factor prp46, which yields MSDTTGPASDTALLGTLLDGNQKTTKSLYIDSPAIFTKKRQRIELGNLAVEDPIDRATAERRFRLEYVDVQELPSALAAKQPAPPKSRRSKAHPNAEKALVRKPAAQKLLESSSGEVAVANNRQVATTENGSQRPSSDSSSLTRPDASTPHGNGPEWHPPWKLMRVISGHLGWVRSLAVEPGNKWFASGAGDRTIKIWDLATGSLRLTLTGHISTVRGLAVSPRHPYLFSCGEDKMVKCWDLETNKVIRHYHGHLSGVYTLALHPTLDVLVTGGRDGVARVWDMRTRSNIHVLSGHTGTVSDVKCQEADPQVITGSLDATVRLWDLAAGKTMGVLTHHKKGVRALATHPQEFTFASGSTGSIKQWKCPEGAFMQNFDGHNAIINTLSVNQENVLFSGGDNGSMSFWDWKTGHRFQALDTTAQPGSLDAEAGIMSSTFDRSGLRLICGEADKTIKIWKQDEKATPESHPINWQPTLARRKY from the coding sequence ATGTCCGACACGACAGGGCCAGCGTCCGACACAGCTCTCCTGGGAACgctcctcgacggcaacCAGAAGACAACCAAATCCCTCTACATCGACTCGCCTGCTATATTCACGAAGAAACGGCAACGGATTGAACTCGGCAATCTCGCCGTTGAGGACCCTATCGACAGGGCGACCGCCGAACGCCGCTTCAGACTTGAGTATGTCGATGTCCAGGAGCTCCCGTCAGCCCTCGCTGCGAAACAACCGGCACCTCCCAAATCCCGGAGAAGCAAGGCGCATCCCAATGCAGAAAAGGCACTTGTTCGGAAGCCTGCCGCCCAGAAGCTACTCGAGAGTAGCAGCGGCGAAGTCGCTGTTGCCAACAATCGACAGGTGGCCACGACTGAAAACGGTTCCCAGCGCCCGTCTTCCGACTCATCAAGCCTGACTCGGCCAGATGCTTCAACACCACACGGCAACGGGCCCGAGTGGCATCCTCCATGGAAGCTGATGAGAGTCATCTCGGGTCACTTGGGCTGGGTACGAAGCTTGGCCGTCGAGCCTGGAAACAAGTGGTTCGCTAGCGGTGCTGGAGATAGGACCATCAAGATTTGGGATCTCGCCACGGGCTCTTTACGCCTTACTCTTACTGGGCACATCTCGACAGTACGTGGTCTCGCCGTCAGCCCGCGCCACCCCTATCTGTTCTCCTGCGGCGAAGACAAGATGGTTAAGTGCTGGGATCTTGAAACGAACAAGGTTATCCGCCATTATCACGGGCATCTCAGTGGCGTTTACACTCTTGCCCTCCATCCGACTCTTGACGTACTGGTTACTGGAGGTCGAGACGGTGTTGCCAGAGTTTGGGACATGCGAACAAGAAGCAACATCCATGTTTTGTCCGGTCACACAGGAACCGTGTCAGACGTCAAGTGCCAGGAGGCTGATCCTCAGGTCATCACCGGCTCGTTGGATGCAACAGTAAGGCTCTGGGACCTAGCTGCCGGAAAGACGATGGGTGTCTTGACGCACCACAAGAAAGGCGTCAGGGCGCTGGCGACGCATCCTCAAGAGTTCACGTTCGCTTCCGGGAGCACAGGCAGCATCAAGCAGTGGAAATGTCCCGAAGGAGCATTCATGCAAAATTTTGATGGGCATaacgccatcatcaacactCTTAGTGTCAACCAAGAAAATGTACTCTTCTCCGGTGGCGACAACGGCTCCATGAGTTTCTGGGACTGGAAGACGGGTCACCGCTTCCAAGCCCTCGACACCACGGCACAGCCGGGGTCCCTGGACGCTGAGGCAGGCATCATGAGCTCGACCTTTGATCGTTCTGGACTGCGTCTGATCTGTGGAGAGGCTGACAAGACGATCAAAATATGGAAGCAAGATGAGAAGGCGACCCCTGAATCGCACCCAATTAATTGGCAGCCGACACTTGCGCGACGCAAATACTAG
- a CDS encoding ATPase: MLLRHTTQFDSRPLTPHSMASTISPAARRNRRRPVKSTGVARDDSDDELGIDDLPWEWIYESTDAAGTPDPTSSDAQNTRKRKRTSGKAPLIKGARMGKFQCHIGDCVLLKAEGSKEAWVAVVCEFMEADDGEKAASFMWFSTEKEIRNKERKRLDSLPNELYISPSWDVNPLAAINGKALVLSHRDFSSRYPSGKVPRSSSDYGKTFICRRACNTRTATYTDEFEWEDIYNASERGVYNLIQFVKTHTKSTRRRQLARESTPEQPYATSDGVQDAVTPRRTAKYETSTPRGGNRTVTTPSSRKRYATSCLPTSLKGFLFSPLTLNVRITSRIMVKKTLEFTPLGTRKLSLNHLQSSPFQLARSQLHVASVPASLPCRESEFRMVYSYLEAAIADGIGTCIYIAGTPGTGKTATVREAISRLDESVRADELDDFIFVEINGMKITDPHQSYSLLWEALKGERVSPTQAIDLLEREFNNPSPRRTPCVVLMDELDQLVTKNQSVMYNFFNWPGLRHSRLIVLAVANTMDLPERTLSNKISSRIGLTRITFPGYNHEQLMKIIQSRLEGVPGNVVEADAIQFASRKVAAVSGDARRALDICRRAVELAEAESQTESLAAGQKGRRPVASNGKAFVSPAKVTIATIKRAINEATTNPTQQYLRTLPLGPKLLLSSLLVKIQRNGTIETTFGDVMDELHRIVKLDTGAMDSVISALTTKPLGGDASQGKESMRVAEALALRQAAIELVSAGIIVLEAHKAERPSKMRLAVGDEEIKMAFRDDGEVKALGLYF; encoded by the exons ATGCTTTTGCGGCACACCACACAATTCGACAGCCGACCACTCACTCCACACTCGATGGCCTCTACTATCTCACCAGCAGCCCGCCGGaaccgtcgccggcctgtcAAATCCACAGGGGTTGCGAGAGACGATTcagacgacgagctcggtATCGACGACCTTCCTTGGGAATGGATTTACGAATCTACAGACGCTGCTGGAACTCCAGACCCCACTAGTAGCGATGCTCAGAATACTCGGAAGCGCAAAAGAACCAGTGGAAAGGCTCCTCTGATCAAGGGCGCCCGGATGGGCAAATTTCAATGTCACATTGGGGATTGCGTTCTGCTGAAGGCCGAAGGTTCGAAAGAAGCCTGGGTCGCGGTTGTTTGCGAGTTCATGGAAGCAGATGATGGCGAAAAGGCAGCTAGCTTTATGTGGTTTTCGACAGAAAAAGAAATTCGCAACAAGGAGCGGAAACGGTTGGATTCTTTGCCT AATGAACTATACATATCCCCCTCGTGGGACGTCAACCCCCTCGCTGCTATCAACGGCAAAGCTCTGGTCTTGTCACATCGAGACTTCTCATCAAGATACCCGTCAGGAAAGGTGCCACGATCCTCGTCCGACTACGGGAAAACGTTTATATGCCGCCGTGCCTGCAACACAAGAACGGCGACGTACACCGACGAGTTTGAATGGGAGGACATTTACAATGCCAGTGAACGGGGCGTCTACAACTTGATTCAGTTTGTGAAAACCCATACCAAGTCGACTCGAAGGCGCCAGTTAGCACGGGAATCAACACCCGAGCAGCCGTATGCAACCTCGGATGGAGTCCAGGATGCCGTAACACCCAGACGGACAGCCAAGTATGAAACTTCTACACCCCGAGGAGGCAATCGCACAGTTACCACACCGTCGTCTCGCAAACGGTATGCAACCTCCTGTTTGCCAACCTCGCTGAAGGGCTTCTTGTTCTCTCCACTGACACTGAACGTCCGTATTACTTCTAGAATCATGGTTAAGAAGACACTTGAATTCACGCCCTTGGGCACCAGAAAGCTGTCCCTAAACCACCTGCAGTCGTCGCCTTTCCAGCTAGCCCGGTCCCAACTGCATGTTGCCTCTGTGCCAGCAAGTTTGCCTTGCAGGGAGAGCGAGTTCCGTATGGTGTATTCGTATTTGgaggccgccatcgcggACGGTATAGGAACTTGCATCTACATTGCTGGAACCCCTGGAACTGGGAAGACAGCGACGGTACGGGAAGCTATATCCCGCCTGGATGAATCCGTAAGGGCTGATGAGCTTGACGACTTCATCTTTGTGGAGATCAATGGCATGAAGATCACCGACCCTCACCAGTCCTACAGCCTTCTATGGGAGGCCCTCAAGGGCGAACGTGTCAGCCCCACGCAAGCCATAGACCTCCTGGAGAGGGAGTTCAATAACCCCAGTCCTCGCCGCACGCCATGTGTCGTTCTGATGGACGAGTTGGACCAACTAGTGACGAAAAACCAAAGCGTCATGTATAACTTCTTCAATTGGCCGGGCTTGCGGCACAGCCGACTCATTGTTCTGGCTGTCGCAAATACAATGGATCTACCCGAGAGAACTCTCAGCAACAAGATTAGCAGTCGTATAG GTTTGACAAGAATTACATTTCCCGGGTACAATCATGAACAACTCATGAAAATTATCCAGTCCAGACTTGAGGGTGTGCCTGGAAATGTTGTCGAGGCAGATGCCATTCAGTTCGCCAGCCGAAAGGTAGCTGCGGTAAGCGGTGATGCCAGAAGAGCCTTGGACATTTGCAGGCGAGCCGTtgagctcgccgaggccgagagtcAGACCGAGTCTTTAGCAGCAGGCCAGAAGGGGCGGCGGCCCGTTGCGAGCAATGGCAAGGCATTCGTGTCGCCGGCTAAGGTCACAATAGCAACAATCAAGAGGGCGATCAATGAGGCAACCACCAACCCCACACAGCAATATTTGCGGACTTTACCACTCGGACCCAAGCTACTTCTCAGCTCCCTTTTGGTCAAAATACAAAGAAACGGCACTATCGAGACGACATTTGGGGACGTCATGGATGAGTTGCATCGCATCGTGAAGCTAGACACAGGAGCAATGGATTCTGTCATCTCAGCCCTCACAACCAAACCGCTAGGAGGCGATGCCAGTCAGGGCAAGGAGAGCATGCGGGTGGCTGAGGCTCTGGCTCTTAGGCAGGCGGCGATCGAGCTGGTGAGTGCAGGCATCATTGTCTTGGAAGCGCACAAAGCGGAGAGACCTAGCAAGATGCGCCTCGCTGTGGGAGATGAAGAAATCAAAATGGCATTTCGGGACGATGGCGAAGTAAAGGCCCTGGGGCTGTACTTTTAG